In Anolis carolinensis isolate JA03-04 chromosome 4, rAnoCar3.1.pri, whole genome shotgun sequence, the genomic window gaggcaggtgtgaatgttgtaattgatcatCTTAATTAGCATTTGATGGTCCTGTGGCCTCCAGGCCTAGCTTTTTCATTTcaaggagaatcctttgttgggaggcgttagccttccctgattgtttcatgactggaatttctctgttttcagattgttgttttttatttgctgttctgattttttagtttttaataccagcagccagattttgttcattttcatggtttcctcctttctgttgaaattgcccccatgcttgtggatttcagtggcttctctgtgtagtctgacatagtggctgctagagtggcccagcatttctttgttttcaaataatagcagagcgcttgatgaaccaacctgggaaCAGCATATtgcttgagaacacagaaatgctggaccactctaaccaccaCCACGTCAGGCTATCCAGAGAAGCCACTGAGTGGGGATCTGTGCAGTTCTTACATGTGTTTTAAGAACTACAGataagagatatatatatatatatatatatatatatatatatatatatatatacacacacacacacacacacacacacacacacacacacacacacacatatacacacacacacacacagcagacacttatccaacattagcttatctaacgttctggattatccaacatagtctgcctcctgctcggatccacagctgtttctctaggcagcaaggaattAACTTTTTACAGATGTAATTTCCGACAATGtagttactgtaagttcattttatgcaattctgtctttatttgtagttaatttgttAGTAGCTAATGTTTGTGTagacaatcttttcaatacattgcaatgttttggtgctaaatttgtaagtacagtaattactacataacgttaccgtgtagtgaactgctttttctgttgatttgttgtaaaacatgatgttttggtgcttaatttataaaatcatagtgtaatttgacgtttaataggtttttccttaatccttccttattatccaacattttcgcttacccaacgttctactgccccatttatgttgcataagcgagactctactgtatgtacttcATCACACTAaaacatgaatccactttaaatccggtttctgcttcCTGCGGGATTCTGgagattgtagtttggtgaggcccaggacctgtctggctgagctgtttaaaggcctttccctaaagtggatttaaagtggatccaagcacctagtctgatgaggttgtaaaaaATCTTTTTGGGTGGTGgagtataaaataatacaacatagaatcatagaatagtagagttggaagagacctcatgggccatccagtccaaccccctgccaagaagcaggaaatcgcattcaaagcacccccgacagatggccatccagcctctgcttaaaagcctccaaggaaggagcctccaccacagcccgggggagagagttccactgccgaacagccctcacagtgaggaagttctcctttcctgtagtttgaagccattgttccgtgtcctagtctgcagggcagcagaaaacaaggagtccctggtggcgcagcatgttaaagcactgctgaacttgcggaccaaaaggtcgcaggttcaaatccggggagcacgatgagctcctgctgttagccccagcttctgccaacctagcagtttgaaaacatacaaatgtgagtagatcaataggtaccgctccggcgggaaggtaacagcactccatgcagtcatgccggccacatgatcttggaggtgtttatggacaatgctggctctttcgcttaatgcctcatcacactagggtAGAATtccccccctccctaaagtgggtttaaagtggatccaagctctagtgcaggggtcctcaaactttttaggtggagggctgattcacagtccctcagacttggggggctatgatgaaatagtccaaagttaggattgttgttgttgtgtgccttcaggtcatttcagacttaggtcaaccataagtctaaaatttaggacagaggccaggtaaatgaccttggagggccttagtttggggacccctgatctagacgatctcataagaccataggtaagcaaagagacctccaaagaccatctagatagtctcataagaccataggtaaggaaagttaccctcaaaggccatctagatgatctcatcataagaccatagataaggaaagggacccccaaaggccatctagataatctcataaaaccataggtaaggaaagggaccctcaaggccatctagacgatctcataaggccataagtaagcaaagagacctccaaagaccagggagacttaggtcaatcctaagtctaaagttgaagaaagacaggggccaggtaaatgaccttggagggctgcatctggtccacgggccttagtttggggacccctgctctagtgggATGAggttcttagaaatggagatgagcaccaaatcccAGAGTCAGACTAGACTGCACTgaatgtcgggggggggggaacctttaTTTTACTGAGAACTACACGGATCCCCATTCACAGCTCAGCAAACCTGCCTCTCACCTTTCCCTCAGTGACGGCGGAGGGACCTTGTTCGCCTGCCAAGAGGGACTGGGCTTTTGTCTGGAGCTGCCCACCAGAAAGGAAGCGCGTGGAAGTGGGTGCGTGTGGGAGTGCAAAGACCTCTTTTGCTGGAAGGCGAGCGGCAGGCGCTGGATGTGGGAGTGCTTGTGACCGGCGCTTCCAAGGGGACTCCGCTGCGCCCTGCTTCCCTGGGGAGCGCGCCCTTCGCCGGGAAGCCACCGCCACCCAGAGCTGAGTCTGGCTGCTTCCCGGCGGAGGCTGGGAGCCAAGGGGAGGGTCCGGGGGGCAGAGCCGGTCCGCCCCGCGACGCCCAATCCCCGTCTCCGCGGCTCCCCTCGCCCTCCCCTTCTCCCGAAAGGGGCGGTCCCGGCAGGGCTGGCGATAAAAGGCCAGGAGGCGACGGGGAGGCCAGGTTTGTGTCTCCCGAGCGCGCACgtggaagaaagcaggaagaggaGAGGATAGTTGAGGAACGAGAGACAAAGTTTGGAGGCAGAGTTGAGTCATTGCCATTCGAGGCGCCTTGGAAGCCAAGCGAGCCCTCCCGCCTCCCTCATGAGCGCTGTGGCCGCAGCCACCCTGGACGGCTTGGACTCGCTCTCCTGCTTCCGCCACTGGCCGCTGGAGCCGGGCAACTTCTACGAGGCCAAGGCGGGCGAGGGGGTGCTGGGCCCCTCCTGCAAGGCCTCGGGCGGCGTGAGCGCGGtgcaggcggaggaggaggaggagcagtccCGGCACCAGAACCCTCCTCCGGGCGGCAGCCGGGACTTGGCGGAGCTGAGTGCCGCCGCGCCCGCGATGTACGAGGACGAGAGCGCCATCGACTTCAGCTCCTACATCGACTCCATGGCGGCGGCGGTGCCCACTCTGGAGCTGTGCCACGACGAGCTCTTCGCGGACCTCTTCAACAGCAACCACCACGgcaaggcggcggcggcgggcgaGTACCTCCACCccgctccccctcctcctccgggGCTGCTCCTCCAGGCCAGCGTGCCCCCGGGGCCCCTCCGCGGCGCCGTCAAGCAGGAGCCCGACTGGGGCGAGCTGGCCCCCGACTCACTCCTGCCCTCGCAGATCGCCGCCTGCGCCCAGACCGTGGTCAGCCTCAGCGGGCAGCCCACGCCGCCCGCCTCTCCGGAGCCCGCCCCGGGCAGCGCCTCGCCGTCCAGCTACAGCAGCCgctcctcctcgtcctcgtcgTCCTCCTCGGGGCTGGGGAAGGAGCGGGGCGGCAAGAAGTGCGTGGACCGCTTCAGCCCCGAGTACCGGCAGCGGCGGGAGCGCAACAACATCGCGGTGCGGAAGAGCCGCGACAAGGCCAAGCGCCGCAACCAGGAGATGCAGCAGAAGCTGCTCGAGCTCACCGCCGAGAACGAGCGGCTCCACAAGCGCGTCGAGCAGCTCAGCCGGGACTTGAGCCAAGTCCGGCACTACTTCAAGCAGCTGCCCCCGGGGTCCTTCCTCCacagcagcggcagcagcagcgcCAAGGACTGCCGGTAACCCCCGCGCCTCTCCCGCTCCCTCCTGCTTGGACTCTTGGGGGCTGCAGGCAGGAGCCTGGGACTTTTCCCTCCGCAAAAGAATAcctcagagaaaagaaagactTCACGCACAGGCTTGGCGCTGGGTTCGGGTGGGAGTGGGTCAAGGGAGGACTCGCCAAGCGGGGCAAGGGCCTCCTCGCACACTGCTCTGGGCTTGGAAATGGGGCGCTTGGAGGAGAGAagtctgcctcccccccccccccccaaaggcctGCCAACAGACTCTCTCTTTGCCTCCCCTGCCTTCCTTCATAGACTGAAAAGCCAAGGGTCTGCCCGCAGGATCTCCTTCTCTTGGTGCCTTCTTTCCTCTCAGAAAGGGCAAACACATCGCAGACTGGAAGGCCAAAGGTCTGCCCACAGACTGTCCTTCTCTTGGTGCCTTCTTTCCTCTCCGAAGAGGGCAAAAATATCACAGACTGGAAGGCCAAAGGTCTGCCCACAGACTGTCCTTCTCTTGGTGCCTTCTTTCCTCTCCGAAGAGGGCAAACACATCGCAGACTGGAAGGCCAAAGGTCTGCCCACAGACTGTCCTTCTCTTGGTGCCTTCTTCCCTCTCTGAAGAGGGCAAAAACATCACAGACTGGGAGGCCACAAACTGGGATGGGAAGGGGGAATGGGTCACTATGGGGAAGATGTGCCAAAGCTGTGCCAACAGAGCCTCCCTCTCTTGCGTGTGCCTTTTTTCTCCTCTCCAAGCAGGGCAGAAACATGTCACTGAGAAACCAAACTGGTGTTGGCTCACATGTGCCTTTGTTTTGGTccattggggtggggtggggtgggcagACAGTGCTTAAAGTGTGAGCCTTTTTCTCTTGTGtgcctttttctctctccaaggAGGGCAGAAACATCTCATTAGGaggtcaaaaatattttttttccatgtcaggggcgacttgagaaactgcaagtcgctcctggtgtgagagatttggccatctgcaaggatgttgcccaggggatgctcttTGGTTTTACCATCCCGTgtgaggcttctcatgtccctgcatgagaagctggagttgacagacgggagctcaccctgctccctgatccaaactgccaacctttcggtcaacagtcctgttagcacaagggtttaacccattgcaccaccaggaaaGTCACACTGTTTTGGAGGAAGATTGTACTAAAAGTGTGCCAACAGTCTCCCACTCtctgcctcctttttcttcttcaaagagGGCAAAAATTTCACACTGGGAGATCCAAAGATGtctgtttttgtcttttttcagTTAGGGGAGACTGTGCCAAAGGTATACCAACAgattcttctctctccctcctgtGTCTTCTTTCCAAAGAGGGCAAAAACCTCTCACCGGGAGACCAGAACCTGGTCACGTGCCTTTCTGTGTTTTTTTGCCTCCTTTGGAACAGGCTAAGCTTGGGTCTTGTCAACCACAAAACTTGCCAAAAAAAGGGTGAAAAAAAAGCTAGACTTCTTTCCTTCCTAAATTATTTTTGTAATGAtacgtgttgttgttgtttttctacaTCTCATATTGCTGCAGCTAAGGTACTTTGTAAAATACGCCCGTCCTTCCCCTTCTCCTACCCCCCCCAAAATTATTTTCAAACACTTTTTATTGTAAACTGCGAAAGGACAAAATAGATTGAGCATGCTcaaaagttttatatatatatatacatttttacagcatttctaaaaataaaaaaaacctttgaaatGTACTTGGACTATGTATTTGTTGCAACAATACGGGCACCTACTGAATAGTTTAGTACAGGCATGGGTCAGCTTCAgacttctaggtgttttggacttcaactcccacaattcctggcctcaggccctttcctttcccccctcagccgcttaagcggctgaggggggaaaggaaggggcctgaggccaggaattgtgggagttgaagtccaaaacacctagaagtccgaagttgacccatgcctggtttagtatatagagtctcactaatccaagctaaacgggccggcagaagcttggataagcgaatatcttggataataaggagggattaaggaaaagcctattaaacatcaaattaggttatgaatttacaaattaagcaccaaaacatcatgttatacaacaaatttggcagaaaacgtagttcaatacgcagtaatgttatgttgtaattactgtatttatgaatttagcaccaaaatatcatgatatattgaaaacattgactacaaaaatggcttggataatccagaagcttggataagtgagactctactgtagcaggaaaattgcattcaaagcacccccaacagaaggccatccagcctgcttaaaaccctccaaagaaggagcctccaccatattccaagacagagagttccactgctgaacagttctcagagttaggaagttattcctaatgttctttttatgtattttgaagccattgatcTGCTTCCTAGtatccaggacagcagaaaacaagctgcccAAGGTTTAAAAACGATACATATGTGAGTCTCTGAACAAAACGACAAGAGGATGACACTGTGAAGTAGCAAAATGACACAGCAAAAGAAAAGCCGGTTTTGACATGAAGTTAATAGGCCTCAGGGAAAGCTCTGAGCAGTGATTATAATGTATATTAGCTCTTTATTACCTTTATTCCCccaggtgtattggacttcagctcccacatttcCAAACAGCTGggaagatggctgggatttctgggagttgaagtccaaaacaactgaaggagcaaaggttgggagccactgatgTATATTAAGACAACCCAAAGCCCAGGAAAAGATCAACCATGTAAATATGTGGTGTTGATAGGACTTCTATGGGGTATATACATTACTATGACTTGCTTTGAAAACACTGAACAACTTTTGTATCTTGACACAAATAGTGGGGAGAGACTGAAGTGTGTTTGCATCTTTTTGCTGTAGGACAATGTGATTGGGCCATTCCTTGTGTTTAAAAGACTTTACACACAGACACTTTTAGGGATAATTTTTGCATTCCCATGATCACAATTTTGCATTTATATGTTATAATGTATATAAATGTGTTTACACACACAGTAACATACAAGTGCAAGATTGTCACAATGGTAATAgctttctggcctacaactcccagaaattccagccagtttaccagctgttaggatttctgggagttgaaggccaaaacatctggtgacccacagattgagagccaCTGCAATAGAGGTTTGTAGAACCTGCTCCTTTCAGTCTATTGAGATAGCAAACAAGAAGCTAAATGCCATTTTTTGAAATTTTAGACCATTCTCTAGAAGTGTTATTTTTTCACATTACAAAAACATGAGCTGAAGCAGGGAAATCACTCCTGTTTGAAATCTTGGAGAGCTGCTGCCAGCCAGAGTTGACAATATTGGGCTCCAATCCAAATAAATGATGATGCAGCAGTTTCCTATAATCATCAAAGATGTTTTTGAACATTAGTCAAAAGTAGCATGGCTAATAATACTAAATGATAATGTAAACTAGGGTCCAACTAAATATGGAGGAATGTAtagtttggtaaggtagaagTCGGTAGGAAAAGGAGAATACTGTGTTCCATATggatagactcaaatcaaggaagaaaTGTCCCTGAATCTGCAGGACTTTGGTTCTTGGTTATAAAGTAAattggaggcctctcattcacagggtcaccataagtcaaagacaacttgaaggcagttaTTAACAACAATCTGTTACCAACCCTGAGCCAAATGTACACATAGTGAAATTAAGTATGTCAAGCACCTTAGAGACAGAGAGAATGAAGCAAGTAGCAGAAGCCAGGATTTGGTGGTTGGGTAGAGAAATGTTGAATGCAAATAACAGGAATATAGGCCTTCTCTGCACCCCAAACCCAAGACAAGTCTACAAATACAGGAATTCAGATCACAGTTGTAATGAGACAACAAGTCCAGCTTTCCCACTGTTTTACTATGCATTTCTCATACTGTGGTATATTGCTTTGGATAGTGTGCAGATTTAAAGCTTTACAATTCCTAAATCTATAGATAGCAAGGAAGTATGAAGATCCAGTTAGCATTCCAAAGAACTATTGTGAAGTAGTTGTGCTCTTTAAATTTTTTAGTTATATCATGCAATACAACAGAAACTTTATGGGAAGATTGCTTGTTTAGATACAACTATCAAATCCTTCTATatttagatcaatggttcccaacctttttttgatcagggaccactttaaccagagaccattctccaacattagtaccaaaagggttggttacaaatcagttttttgacagctttagatttggtttggttatttggggtgctgattcagaaaattgcactgggtagaccacagaatatatgccatccagaacatatgatacagaacatatgccatccagtagtcgccatctgctcacccacagaaaaccatgtttaataatctagagctgatgtggtttatccaatgtaattttatgaatcagcaccccaaataaccccaggaacaagcctaaaaccGAAGATAACCAAGGTACCCCCGCTTCCAGGCGTCACATAgaacggctccactcaggggaagggaggaggaggagaagcagcaatcaggaggcttgttgtcacacctttcatgGGTAATCAGCCTCTTCCCTTCTGACacccccattgcctcggcactataagagggtttcacaagaccagtcactcttgttgcaacggtgtagtaatggtgaggctgtggaccatattttagttcttagggaccactggtaatccatggatcacaggttggaaaccaccgATTTAGATAATGGTTAACTTCACACACATGCTCTTGACACCCTTCATCACATCAGCAGAAAATAAAACTTTTAATAATACtctgtaataatatttatttgaaatttataaaataaatacatattaacattAACCCAAGTCATACTATATACACTTTATATTATACAGTATTGGGATCCATATTTTATACAAACTGTTTTGATATCTACATAGGAAAAAACATTTCAGCCTTTGGAAAGTTGTAAGATCAACTTCTCGATGAAGAAAAAGtttcatttaaaacatttccaAATTGTTTTTCTAAAGATATTGTTTgaactttttattttaatgctCTGAGTTTTTTTTAGATGGCCATAAaccataaaaacacaaacaatgcGAAATTGAACAAGTTCCAGTGATTCCAATCTAAGAGATATAAATACAAGTATTTCACTAAAGTCAATGAGAACAGAACAAGCTTAATACTGTTTTACAGACGCTCAGCATGaacattaaaaagtattttgaCAGCTGATTGAAAGTTATTTATTGCTCCTAAGTACTTATATGTCTGTATTATACATTATCTACAAACATAGTTCACAACTATATTACAAAGTTCATAGACAGAATAGCAGACgctatttcctttcttttcttcctacaTCTGGGAGAATGATTTCTTCCAATCCAACACAGTTAGATGGGTGGTTGGTCACAGACTGGACGTAACAATATAAAAACCCCACCTCCTTTCCCAGCACATTCTTCATTTCATAACTCTGTAATGATAAAACACATTCATTAAAGAAAACAACTTTGAACATTTTGTCCCAGCCAGAATAAAGTTGAAAAATACTCAGTCTAAGGTGCTCTTCAAGTAAAACATTACAGGGATTTTCCCCCCTTCTCCTTTTTTACTGCTCAAAAAAGGATATTGCTATGAACATGGATCTTAAGCCTTTCATCAGCCTCTGGCCGTCAGCCTTATATGCATGTGCCACTAGTAGAACTTGTGCTGGTCTGTCTATTTAAAAGTAAGTTCTACGGATTGAAATAGGACTTACTCCTATGTATGTATGTCTAGAATTAACTAGAAATGCAGATCAAGATCCTCTTCAATGTTGGCAAAACATGAAGTCTCATTGCATCTTATGGGAATTAATAGGATAGCTTTCACtcaagtcaggcatgggcaaacttcggccctccaggtgttttggacttcaattcccacatttcctaactgccagtaggctgctaggaattgtgagaattgaagtccaaaacacctggagggccgaagtttgctcatgtctgacTTAAGTGAAAAATTCAATTTTTAATTACTTTTCCTCTAGAGAATATTACAGGGATATAGTATCTTTGGGGAGGAAATAAATCACTCAGTACTTATGACTTGTAGCAGGACAGTTTAGTAAAGTTTACTGAAACATCAGCAAAACCACTTATCAGTTGTCAAGGTTAATATTTGACTCCCTTCTGAGCATAATCTTCATGCATCTCAAATCACGGTGCTTTGActtctttaataaatatatttcaaagTAGACTTACACCATCCTCAGCAGGAGAAGAGCCCAGCAGTGAAGAAATGCTCTTTTGTAGCAGCTGACGTAGCACAGGAAATAATAAAAGGAGAATCACGTTTTTGCATTCTCTACGTGCAGCATTAAAAGCcctatttgtttaaaaaaattaaaaacctaaCCCCCTTGCAATCTGTACTCTCCTTTGGGATGaaagttttatttgctttttctacagagacattgtccagggAGCGCCCGGATGTGTTcgatgggaggcttctttcacgtcaccacaagctagaactgacagacaggagctcactccgtctcatggattcaaactagcaaccttcaggtcattacccaaccttcaggtcagcagttcagtcagcacaaggctttaacccattgcaccaccacggctcatGAATAAGAGTATTCACCACACATGAATACGAGACATGGTTTTACTATTATCATGAAGTTTAGCAGCTTCTTCTTAGGCCACGTACTAATTTTTATCCTGGTAAGGCTGCTATAaggataaaacaagataaaaagtaactttcaaacTGCCCAGAATCTTTAAGGCATGATGGAATGATATTATCAATCCAGAATTACAGTTACTCCAGAAAGGAATGTCAGTGCAACCTATAGGACTAGTGATCAATATCAATGAT contains:
- the LOC134298611 gene encoding uncharacterized protein LOC134298611; translated protein: MAMTQLCLQTLSLVPQLSSPLPAFFHVRARETQTWPPRRLLAFYRQPCRDRPFREKGRARGAAETGIGRRGADRLCPPDPPLGSQPPPGSSQTQLWVAVASRRRARSPGKQGAAESPWKRRSQALPHPAPAARLPAKEVFALPHAPTSTRFLSGGQLQTKAQSLLAGEQGPSAVTEGKSLVQYDPGIHRGYVPELTTEIGNHG
- the cebpd gene encoding CCAAT/enhancer-binding protein delta, which produces MSAVAAATLDGLDSLSCFRHWPLEPGNFYEAKAGEGVLGPSCKASGGVSAVQAEEEEEQSRHQNPPPGGSRDLAELSAAAPAMYEDESAIDFSSYIDSMAAAVPTLELCHDELFADLFNSNHHGKAAAAGEYLHPAPPPPPGLLLQASVPPGPLRGAVKQEPDWGELAPDSLLPSQIAACAQTVVSLSGQPTPPASPEPAPGSASPSSYSSRSSSSSSSSSGLGKERGGKKCVDRFSPEYRQRRERNNIAVRKSRDKAKRRNQEMQQKLLELTAENERLHKRVEQLSRDLSQVRHYFKQLPPGSFLHSSGSSSAKDCR